In the Klebsiella aerogenes KCTC 2190 genome, one interval contains:
- the elbB gene encoding isoprenoid biosynthesis glyoxalase ElbB encodes MKKIGVVLSGCGVYDGAEIHEAVITLLAIARRGAQAVCFAPDKAQTDVINHLTGETMAESRNVLIEAARLARGAIQPLASARADELDALIVPGGLGAAKNLSNFAAQGSECVVDRDLQALTLAMHEAGKPLGFMCIAPALLPKIFPTPLRITIGTDPDTAEVLEEMGAEHVPCPVDDIVVDEDNKVVTTPAYMLAQNIAEAASGIEKLVDRVLVLAE; translated from the coding sequence ATGAAGAAGATTGGCGTGGTACTAAGCGGCTGTGGCGTTTACGACGGCGCAGAAATCCATGAAGCGGTCATTACCCTGTTGGCCATTGCGCGTCGCGGCGCGCAGGCGGTTTGCTTTGCGCCGGATAAGGCGCAAACCGACGTGATCAACCATCTGACCGGCGAAACGATGGCGGAAAGCCGCAACGTGCTGATTGAAGCGGCGCGCCTGGCGCGCGGCGCTATTCAGCCTTTGGCCAGCGCCCGCGCGGACGAGCTGGATGCGCTGATTGTGCCAGGCGGCTTGGGCGCGGCGAAAAACCTGAGTAATTTTGCCGCCCAGGGAAGTGAATGCGTTGTTGATCGCGATCTGCAGGCGTTAACGCTGGCGATGCACGAAGCGGGTAAGCCGCTGGGCTTTATGTGTATCGCGCCGGCGCTGTTGCCGAAGATTTTCCCGACGCCGCTGCGGATAACCATCGGTACCGATCCGGATACTGCCGAGGTGCTGGAAGAGATGGGCGCGGAGCACGTGCCGTGCCCGGTTGACGACATCGTGGTCGATGAAGACAACAAAGTGGTGACCACGCCTGCTTATATGCTGGCGCAGAATATTGCCGAGGCAGCCAGCGGTATTGAGAAACTGGTCGATCGCGTACTGGTTCTCGCTGAATGA
- the arcB gene encoding aerobic respiration two-component sensor histidine kinase ArcB: protein MKQIRMLAQYYVDLMMKLGLVRFSMLLALALVVLAIVVQMAVTMVLHGQVESIDVIRSIFFGLLITPWAVYFLSVVVEQLEESRQRLSRLVEKLEEMRERDLKLNVQLKDNIAQLNQEIGEREKAEAERETTLEQLKIEMKEREETQIQLEQQSSFLRSFLDASPDLVFYRNEDKEFSGCNRAMELLTGKSEKQLIHLKPQDVYSEEAAVKVLETDEKVFRHNVSLTYEQWLDYPDGRKACFEIRKVPYYDRVGKRRGLMGFGRDITERKRYQDALERASRDKTTFISTISHELRTPLNGIVGLSRILLDTELTNEQEKYLKTIHVSAVTLGNIFNDIIDMDKMERRKVQLDNQEVDFTSFLADLENLSGLQAQQKGLRFVMEPTQPLPHKVITDGTRLRQILWNLISNAVKFTQQGNVTVRVRYDEGDMLHFEVEDSGIGIPQAEQDKIFAMYYQVKDSHGGKPATGTGIGLAVSRRLARNMGGDISVTSQPGQGATFTLTVHAQAVADEVEDTLAEDDMPLPALNVLLVEDIELNVIVARSVLEKLGNSVDVAMTGKAALEMFEPGEYDLVLLDIQLPDMTGLDISRQLKQRYAADELPPLVALTANVLKDKKEYLDAGMDDVLSKPLSVPALTAIIKKFWDAPEDDGHEPPAVDVAKSASVLDTDMLEQYIELVGPKLITDGLAVFEKMMPGYMSVLESNLTARDQKGIVDEGHKIKGAAGSIGLRHIQQLGQQIQTPDLPAWEDNVGEWVEEMKSEWQNDVAVLKAWIAAADKK from the coding sequence ATGAAGCAAATTCGTATGCTGGCGCAGTACTATGTCGACCTGATGATGAAGTTAGGTCTGGTGCGCTTTTCAATGCTGTTGGCTCTGGCGCTGGTGGTGCTGGCTATCGTGGTGCAGATGGCCGTCACGATGGTGCTGCATGGACAGGTGGAGAGTATCGATGTCATCCGCTCTATCTTCTTCGGGCTGCTGATTACCCCCTGGGCGGTCTATTTTCTGTCAGTGGTGGTCGAACAGCTGGAAGAGTCGCGCCAGCGACTCTCGCGGCTGGTGGAAAAGCTGGAAGAGATGCGCGAGCGCGATCTTAAGCTTAACGTACAGCTCAAGGATAATATCGCCCAGTTGAACCAGGAAATTGGCGAACGTGAAAAAGCGGAAGCGGAGCGCGAAACCACGCTGGAACAGCTGAAAATAGAGATGAAAGAGCGCGAAGAGACGCAAATTCAGCTAGAGCAACAATCCTCTTTCCTGCGCTCTTTCCTTGATGCCTCACCGGATCTGGTTTTCTATCGTAACGAAGATAAAGAGTTCTCCGGCTGTAACCGGGCGATGGAGCTGTTGACCGGTAAAAGCGAAAAGCAGTTGATTCACCTCAAGCCGCAGGATGTCTATAGCGAAGAAGCCGCGGTGAAAGTGCTGGAGACCGATGAGAAAGTCTTCCGCCATAATGTCTCGCTGACCTACGAACAATGGCTCGATTATCCCGATGGGCGTAAAGCCTGCTTTGAGATCCGCAAGGTCCCCTACTATGACCGCGTGGGCAAGCGCCGTGGTCTGATGGGCTTTGGCCGCGATATTACCGAGCGTAAGCGCTATCAGGACGCGTTGGAGCGCGCCAGCCGGGACAAGACCACCTTTATCTCAACCATCAGCCACGAGCTGCGTACGCCGCTCAATGGCATCGTTGGGCTCAGCCGCATCCTGCTGGATACTGAATTGACCAACGAGCAGGAAAAATATCTGAAAACTATCCATGTTTCAGCGGTGACGCTGGGGAATATCTTCAACGATATTATCGATATGGATAAGATGGAGCGGCGCAAAGTTCAGCTTGATAATCAGGAGGTGGATTTTACCAGCTTCCTTGCCGATCTGGAGAACCTCTCAGGCCTGCAGGCGCAGCAGAAAGGTTTGCGCTTTGTGATGGAGCCAACCCAGCCGCTGCCGCATAAGGTGATAACCGATGGCACGCGTCTGCGGCAGATCCTGTGGAACCTGATCAGCAATGCGGTGAAGTTTACCCAACAGGGCAATGTCACCGTGCGCGTCCGCTATGACGAAGGCGATATGCTGCACTTCGAAGTCGAGGACTCCGGTATCGGTATCCCGCAGGCGGAGCAGGACAAAATTTTCGCCATGTATTATCAGGTGAAAGACAGCCACGGCGGTAAACCGGCAACCGGTACCGGTATCGGGCTGGCGGTATCGCGCCGGCTGGCGCGCAATATGGGCGGCGATATCAGCGTGACCAGCCAGCCGGGGCAGGGGGCGACGTTTACCTTGACCGTACACGCGCAGGCGGTAGCTGATGAAGTTGAAGATACGCTGGCCGAAGACGATATGCCGCTGCCGGCGCTGAATGTGCTGCTGGTGGAAGATATCGAACTGAACGTGATTGTCGCCCGTTCGGTGCTGGAAAAATTGGGCAACAGCGTGGACGTGGCGATGACTGGTAAAGCCGCGCTGGAGATGTTCGAACCCGGCGAATACGACCTGGTGCTGCTGGACATTCAGCTACCGGACATGACCGGCCTCGATATCTCGCGACAGCTAAAACAACGCTATGCCGCCGATGAGTTGCCGCCGCTGGTGGCGCTGACCGCCAACGTCCTGAAGGACAAAAAAGAGTACCTTGATGCCGGCATGGATGATGTACTGAGCAAGCCGCTGTCGGTACCGGCGTTAACCGCGATCATCAAGAAATTCTGGGATGCGCCGGAAGACGATGGCCATGAGCCGCCTGCGGTGGATGTGGCGAAATCGGCATCGGTACTGGATACCGACATGCTGGAACAATATATTGAGCTGGTGGGGCCGAAGCTGATTACCGACGGGCTGGCGGTGTTCGAGAAGATGATGCCGGGCTACATGTCCGTGCTGGAATCGAATCTCACCGCGCGCGACCAGAAAGGTATCGTCGATGAAGGCCATAAAATTAAGGGCGCGGCGGGGTCGATAGGCTTGCGTCATATCCAGCAATTAGGGCAGCAGATCCAAACGCCAGATTTACCCGCCTGGGAAGACAACGTCGGCGAGTGGGTGGAAGAGATGAAATCCGAGTGGCAAAACGATGTTGCGGTACTGAAGGCCTGGATTGCGGCGGCGGATAAAAAATGA
- a CDS encoding TIGR01212 family radical SAM protein (This family includes YhcC from E. coli K-12, an uncharacterized radical SAM protein.) — MQLQKLVNMFGGDLTRRYGEKVHKLTLHGGFSCPNRDGTIGRGGCTFCNVASFADEAQQYRSIADQLAHQAQLVNRAKRYLAYFQAYTSTFAEVQLLRSMYQQAVNQANIVGLCVGTRPDCVPDAVLDLLSEYREQGYEIWLELGLQTAHDKTLHRINRGHDFACYQRTTRLARERGLKVCAHLIVGLPGETQQQCLHTLQRVVDTGVDGIKLHPLHIVTGSIMAKAWQAGRLNGIALDDYTITAGEMIRHTPPEVIYHRISASARRPTLLAPLWCENRWTGMVELDKYLNTHGVQGSALGTPWIQPA; from the coding sequence ATGCAGTTACAAAAATTAGTCAACATGTTTGGTGGGGATCTTACGCGCCGCTACGGCGAAAAGGTTCATAAACTGACGCTGCATGGTGGATTTAGCTGCCCGAACCGGGATGGCACAATTGGCCGCGGCGGCTGCACATTTTGTAATGTCGCCTCCTTCGCCGACGAGGCCCAGCAGTACCGTTCGATTGCCGATCAGCTGGCGCACCAGGCGCAGTTGGTTAACCGAGCGAAACGCTATCTTGCTTATTTCCAGGCCTACACCAGCACCTTTGCCGAAGTACAGTTGCTGCGTTCAATGTATCAGCAGGCGGTGAACCAGGCGAATATCGTGGGGCTGTGCGTCGGCACCCGCCCCGACTGCGTTCCCGATGCGGTGCTGGACCTGCTCAGCGAATATCGGGAGCAGGGCTATGAAATCTGGCTGGAGCTGGGATTGCAGACCGCGCATGATAAAACGCTGCATCGTATCAATCGCGGCCATGACTTTGCCTGCTACCAGCGCACCACCCGACTGGCGCGCGAGCGCGGATTAAAGGTCTGCGCGCATCTTATCGTCGGCCTGCCGGGCGAAACCCAGCAGCAGTGCCTGCACACCCTGCAACGGGTGGTCGACACCGGCGTCGATGGCATCAAACTGCACCCGCTGCACATCGTGACCGGCAGCATCATGGCGAAAGCCTGGCAGGCGGGTCGCCTGAACGGTATTGCGCTGGATGATTATACGATCACCGCCGGTGAGATGATTCGCCATACCCCGCCGGAGGTGATTTACCATCGCATCTCGGCCAGCGCCCGCCGCCCGACGCTACTGGCGCCGCTGTGGTGCGAAAACCGCTGGACCGGTATGGTCGAGTTGGACAAATACCTTAATACCCATGGCGTTCAGGGGTCGGCATTGGGGACGCCGTGGATCCAGCCTGCCTGA
- the gltB gene encoding glutamate synthase large subunit: MLYDKSLERDNCGFGLIAHIEGEPSHKVVRTAIHALARMQHRGAILADGKTGDGCGLLLQKPDRFFRIVAEERGWRLAKNYAVGMLFLNKDPELASAARRIVEEELQRETLSIVGWRDVPTNEGVLGEIALSSLPRIEQIFVNAPAGWRPRDMERRLFIARRRIEKRLQEDKDFYVCSLSNLVNIYKGLCMPADLPRFYLDLADLRLESAICLFHQRFSTNTVPRWPLAQPFRYLAHNGEINTITGNRQWARARTYKFQTPLIPDLHDAAPFVNETGSDSSSMDNMLELLLAGGMDIVRAMRLLVPPAWQNNPDMDPELRAFFDFNSMHMEPWDGPAGIVMSDGRYAACNLDRNGLRPARYVITKDKLITCASEVGIWDYQPDEVMEKGRVGPGELMVIDTRSGRILHSAETDNDLKSRHPYKEWMEKNVRRLVPFEDLPEEEVGSRQLDDDTLASYQKQFNYSAEELDSVLRVLGENGQEAVGSMGDDTPFAVLSSQPRIIYDYFRQQFAQVTNPPIDPLREAHVMSLATSIGREMNVFCEAEGQAHRLSFKSPILLYSDFKQLTTMEEEHYRADTLDITFDANETTLAETVKALCDKAEQMVRNGTVLLVLSDRNIAKDRLPVPAPMAVGAIQTRLVDKSLRCDANIIVETASARDPHHFAVLLGFGATAIYPYLAYETLAKLVDSKAIDKEYRTVMLNYRNGINKGLYKIMSKMGISTIASYRCSKLFEAVGLHRDVADLCFQGVVSRIGGAGFDDFQQDLLNLSKRAWLARKPLAQGGLLKYVHGGEYHAYNPDVVRTLQQAVQSGEYRDYQEYAKLVNERPAATLRDLLALNPGDEAISINEVESAKELFKRFDTAAMSIGALSPEAHESLAEAMNSIGGFSNSGEGGEDPARYGTNKVSRIKQVASGRFGVTPAYLVNADVIQIKVAQGAKPGEGGQLPGDKVTPYIAKLRYSVPGVTLISPPPHHDIYSIEDLAQLIFDLKQVNPKAMISVKLVSEPGVGTIATGVAKAYADLITIAGYDGGTGASPLSSVKYAGCPWELGLVETQQALVANGLRHKIRLQVDGGLKTGLDIIKAAILGAESFGFGTGPMVALGCKYLRICHLNNCATGVATQDDKLRKNHYHGLPFKVTNYFEFIARETRELMAQLGVKRLVDLIGRTDLLKELEGFTAKQQKLELGKLLETAEPLPGKALYCTESNPPFDNGVLNAQLLQQAKPYVDNKQSKTFWFDIRNTDRSVGASLSGYIAQTHGDQGLAADPITAHFSGTAGQSFGVWNAGGVELHLTGDANDYVGKGMAGGLLSIRPPVGSAFRSHEASIIGNTCLYGATGGRLYAAGRAGERFAVRNSGAITVVEGIGDNGCEYMTGGIVCILGKTGVNFGAGMTGGFAYVLDEDGDFRKRVNPELVEVLDVDTLAIHEEHLRGLITEHVQLTGSQRGEEILANWPAFAAKFALVKPKSSDVKALLGHRSRSAAELRVQAQ; the protein is encoded by the coding sequence ATGTTGTACGACAAATCCCTTGAGCGGGATAACTGTGGTTTCGGCCTGATCGCCCACATAGAAGGCGAACCTAGCCACAAGGTAGTGCGCACCGCTATACACGCACTGGCCCGAATGCAGCACCGCGGCGCGATCCTGGCCGATGGTAAAACCGGCGACGGTTGCGGCCTGCTGTTACAAAAACCCGATCGTTTCTTCCGGATTGTGGCGGAAGAGCGCGGCTGGCGCTTAGCCAAAAACTACGCCGTCGGGATGCTGTTCCTGAATAAAGACCCCGAGCTGGCAAGCGCTGCGCGCCGTATCGTTGAAGAAGAGCTGCAACGCGAAACATTGTCTATCGTTGGCTGGCGCGATGTGCCAACCAATGAAGGCGTGCTCGGTGAAATCGCCCTCTCCTCGCTGCCTCGTATTGAACAAATTTTTGTTAACGCGCCGGCAGGCTGGCGTCCGCGCGATATGGAACGCCGTCTGTTCATCGCGCGCCGCCGCATTGAAAAGCGCCTGCAGGAAGACAAAGATTTCTACGTTTGTAGCCTGTCGAACCTGGTTAATATCTATAAAGGTCTATGTATGCCGGCGGATTTGCCGCGCTTCTACCTGGACCTCGCGGACCTGCGTCTGGAATCCGCCATCTGCCTGTTCCACCAGCGCTTCTCCACCAATACCGTGCCGCGCTGGCCGCTGGCGCAGCCTTTCCGCTATCTGGCGCACAATGGTGAAATCAATACCATCACCGGTAACCGCCAGTGGGCCCGCGCCCGTACCTATAAATTCCAGACTCCGCTGATCCCCGATCTGCATGACGCCGCGCCGTTCGTCAACGAAACCGGCTCTGATTCAAGCTCGATGGATAATATGCTGGAACTGCTGCTGGCAGGCGGGATGGATATCGTCCGCGCGATGCGCCTGCTGGTACCGCCAGCCTGGCAGAATAACCCGGACATGGATCCGGAATTGCGCGCGTTCTTCGATTTTAACTCCATGCATATGGAGCCGTGGGACGGCCCGGCGGGCATCGTCATGTCCGACGGTCGCTACGCCGCCTGTAACCTCGACCGTAACGGTCTGCGTCCGGCGCGCTACGTCATTACCAAAGATAAACTCATCACCTGCGCGTCTGAAGTCGGTATCTGGGACTACCAGCCTGATGAGGTGATGGAAAAAGGCCGCGTTGGGCCTGGCGAGCTGATGGTCATCGATACCCGCAGCGGGCGCATTCTGCACTCGGCGGAAACCGATAACGATCTAAAAAGCCGCCATCCGTACAAAGAGTGGATGGAGAAAAACGTCCGCCGTCTGGTGCCGTTCGAAGACCTGCCGGAAGAAGAAGTCGGCAGCCGTCAGTTGGATGATGACACGCTCGCCAGCTACCAGAAACAGTTTAACTACAGCGCCGAAGAGCTGGACTCCGTCCTGCGCGTCCTGGGGGAAAACGGCCAGGAAGCGGTCGGTTCGATGGGCGATGATACCCCATTCGCCGTGCTCTCCAGCCAGCCGCGTATCATTTATGATTATTTCCGCCAGCAGTTCGCCCAGGTGACAAACCCGCCGATCGATCCGCTGCGTGAAGCGCACGTGATGTCGCTGGCCACCAGCATCGGCCGTGAAATGAACGTCTTCTGCGAAGCGGAAGGCCAGGCGCACCGCCTGAGCTTCAAATCGCCGATCCTGCTGTACTCCGACTTTAAACAGCTGACCACCATGGAGGAGGAGCACTATCGCGCCGACACCCTGGATATTACCTTTGATGCCAACGAAACCACGCTGGCCGAGACGGTAAAAGCGCTGTGCGATAAAGCGGAACAGATGGTACGTAACGGCACCGTACTGCTGGTGCTGTCCGACCGCAACATCGCGAAAGACCGTCTGCCGGTACCGGCGCCGATGGCCGTTGGCGCCATCCAGACGCGCCTCGTCGATAAGAGCCTGCGCTGCGACGCTAACATCATCGTCGAAACCGCCAGCGCCCGCGATCCGCACCACTTTGCGGTGCTGCTGGGCTTTGGCGCGACGGCTATCTATCCATATCTTGCCTATGAAACCCTGGCGAAGCTGGTGGATAGCAAAGCTATCGATAAAGAATACCGTACGGTGATGCTGAACTACCGTAACGGCATCAACAAAGGCCTGTACAAAATCATGTCGAAGATGGGGATCTCGACCATCGCCTCCTACCGCTGCTCGAAGCTGTTCGAAGCGGTCGGTCTGCATCGCGACGTGGCCGACCTCTGCTTCCAGGGCGTAGTGAGCCGCATCGGCGGCGCCGGTTTCGATGACTTCCAGCAGGACCTGCTGAATCTGTCGAAACGCGCATGGCTGGCGCGTAAACCGCTGGCTCAGGGCGGTTTGCTGAAATATGTCCACGGCGGCGAATATCACGCCTACAACCCGGACGTCGTTCGCACCCTGCAGCAGGCGGTTCAGAGCGGCGAATACCGTGATTATCAGGAATACGCGAAGCTGGTTAACGAACGTCCGGCAGCCACGCTGCGCGATCTGCTGGCGCTCAACCCAGGCGATGAAGCCATAAGCATCAATGAAGTGGAATCAGCGAAAGAGCTGTTTAAACGCTTCGATACCGCGGCCATGTCGATCGGCGCGCTGAGCCCGGAAGCGCACGAATCACTGGCGGAAGCGATGAACAGCATCGGCGGCTTCTCCAACTCCGGTGAAGGCGGTGAAGACCCGGCGCGCTACGGCACCAACAAAGTCTCGCGTATTAAGCAGGTGGCTTCAGGTCGTTTCGGCGTTACCCCAGCCTACCTGGTGAATGCCGACGTGATCCAGATTAAAGTCGCCCAGGGCGCGAAACCCGGTGAAGGCGGACAGTTGCCGGGTGACAAAGTGACGCCTTATATTGCCAAACTGCGTTATTCGGTACCTGGCGTGACGCTGATCTCCCCGCCGCCGCACCACGATATTTACTCTATCGAGGATCTGGCGCAGCTGATTTTCGACCTCAAGCAGGTCAATCCGAAGGCGATGATTTCCGTCAAACTGGTTTCCGAGCCGGGTGTCGGCACCATCGCCACCGGCGTGGCGAAAGCCTACGCAGACCTAATCACTATCGCCGGCTACGATGGCGGTACCGGGGCGAGCCCGCTTTCATCGGTGAAATATGCCGGCTGTCCGTGGGAACTTGGCCTGGTGGAAACCCAGCAGGCGCTGGTCGCCAACGGCCTGCGTCATAAAATTCGCCTGCAGGTAGATGGCGGCCTGAAAACCGGCCTCGATATCATCAAAGCGGCGATCCTTGGCGCGGAAAGCTTCGGCTTCGGCACCGGCCCGATGGTCGCGCTGGGCTGTAAATACCTGCGTATCTGTCACCTGAACAACTGCGCCACCGGCGTAGCGACCCAGGACGACAAACTGCGTAAGAACCACTACCACGGCCTGCCGTTCAAAGTGACCAACTACTTTGAATTCATCGCCCGCGAAACCCGCGAGCTGATGGCGCAGCTGGGCGTGAAGCGTCTGGTGGACCTGATCGGCCGCACCGACCTGCTGAAAGAACTGGAAGGCTTTACGGCGAAACAGCAGAAACTGGAGCTCGGCAAACTGCTGGAAACCGCTGAGCCGCTGCCGGGCAAAGCGCTGTACTGCACCGAGAGCAACCCGCCGTTCGATAACGGCGTGCTCAACGCGCAGCTGCTGCAGCAGGCGAAGCCGTATGTGGATAACAAACAGAGCAAAACGTTCTGGTTCGATATTCGCAACACCGACCGTTCCGTTGGCGCGTCGTTGTCCGGTTATATCGCCCAGACTCACGGCGACCAGGGGCTGGCCGCCGACCCGATTACCGCCCACTTTAGCGGTACCGCGGGCCAGAGCTTCGGCGTCTGGAACGCCGGCGGCGTTGAGCTGCACCTGACCGGCGACGCCAACGACTACGTGGGGAAAGGCATGGCGGGCGGTCTGCTGTCGATTCGTCCTCCGGTCGGCTCCGCCTTCCGTAGCCATGAAGCAAGTATCATTGGCAACACCTGTCTGTATGGCGCGACCGGCGGTCGTCTGTACGCGGCAGGACGCGCGGGCGAACGCTTTGCGGTACGTAACTCCGGCGCCATCACCGTGGTGGAAGGCATCGGCGACAACGGCTGTGAATACATGACCGGCGGCATCGTCTGTATCCTGGGGAAAACCGGCGTGAACTTCGGCGCAGGTATGACCGGCGGCTTTGCTTACGTCCTGGATGAAGATGGCGACTTCCGTAAACGCGTTAACCCTGAACTGGTGGAAGTTCTGGACGTGGACACGCTGGCTATCCATGAGGAGCACCTGCGTGGCTTAATTACCGAACACGTTCAGCTTACCGGTTCGCAGCGCGGCGAAGAGATCCTCGCCAACTGGCCGGCCTTCGCGGCGAAGTTTGCGCTGGTTAAACCGAAGTCCAGCGATGTTAAAGCACTGTTGGGTCACCGTAGTCGTTCCGCAGCTGAGCTGCGGGTGCAGGCGCAGTAA
- the gltD gene encoding glutamate synthase subunit GltD: protein MSQNVYQFIDLQRVDPPKKPLKIRKIEFVEIYEPFSEGQAKAQADRCLSCGNPYCEWKCPVHNYIPNWLKLANEGRIFEAAELSHQTNTLPEVCGRVCPQDRLCEGSCTLNDEFGAVTIGNIERYINDKAFEMGWRPDLSGVKQTGKTVAIIGAGPAGLACADVLTRNGVKAIVFDRHPEIGGLLTFGIPAFKLEKEVMTRRREIFTGMGIEFRLNTEVGRDVQLDDLLKEYDAVFLGVGTYQSMRGGLENEDANGVYDALPFLIANTKQIMGFGETAHEPFVSMEGKRVVVLGGGDTAMDCVRTSVRQGAAHVICAYRRDEENMPGSKREVKNAREEGVEFQFNVQPLGVEVNANGKVCGVKMARTEMGQPDAKGRRRAEIVAGSEHVVPADAVVMAFGFRPHSMEWLAKHSVELDSQGRIIAPEGSDNAFQTSNPKIFAGGDIVRGSDLVVTAIAEGRKAADGILNYLEV, encoded by the coding sequence ATGAGTCAGAACGTATACCAATTTATCGACCTGCAGCGCGTTGATCCGCCAAAGAAACCGCTGAAGATCCGTAAAATTGAATTTGTAGAAATTTACGAGCCGTTTTCAGAAGGCCAGGCCAAGGCGCAGGCAGATCGCTGCCTCTCCTGCGGCAACCCGTACTGCGAATGGAAATGTCCGGTGCACAACTACATCCCTAACTGGCTGAAACTGGCCAACGAGGGGCGCATTTTTGAAGCGGCGGAACTGTCGCATCAGACCAACACCCTGCCGGAAGTCTGCGGACGTGTCTGCCCGCAGGACCGCCTGTGCGAAGGTTCCTGTACCCTGAACGATGAGTTCGGCGCGGTGACCATCGGCAACATTGAACGCTATATCAACGATAAGGCGTTTGAGATGGGCTGGCGTCCGGACTTGTCCGGCGTGAAGCAAACCGGTAAAACCGTCGCCATTATCGGCGCCGGTCCGGCAGGCCTGGCCTGCGCGGATGTGCTGACCCGTAACGGCGTAAAGGCGATCGTTTTCGATCGTCATCCGGAAATCGGCGGTCTGCTGACCTTCGGCATCCCGGCGTTTAAGCTGGAAAAAGAGGTGATGACCCGCCGCCGTGAGATCTTCACCGGCATGGGGATTGAGTTCCGGCTCAATACCGAAGTGGGCCGTGACGTCCAACTCGACGATCTGCTGAAAGAGTACGATGCCGTATTTCTGGGCGTGGGCACCTACCAGTCCATGCGCGGCGGACTGGAAAACGAAGATGCCAACGGCGTGTATGACGCACTGCCGTTCCTTATCGCCAACACCAAACAGATCATGGGCTTTGGCGAAACGGCGCACGAACCGTTCGTCAGTATGGAAGGCAAACGCGTGGTGGTTCTCGGCGGCGGCGACACCGCGATGGACTGCGTGCGGACCTCGGTTCGTCAGGGGGCGGCGCACGTTATCTGCGCCTATCGTCGTGACGAAGAAAACATGCCGGGTTCCAAACGCGAAGTGAAAAACGCGCGTGAAGAGGGTGTCGAATTCCAGTTCAACGTCCAGCCGCTGGGCGTGGAAGTGAATGCCAACGGCAAAGTGTGCGGCGTGAAAATGGCGCGCACCGAAATGGGCCAGCCGGATGCGAAAGGCCGCCGTCGCGCGGAAATCGTCGCCGGTTCCGAGCACGTGGTGCCGGCAGACGCGGTGGTGATGGCGTTTGGTTTCCGTCCACACAGCATGGAATGGCTGGCGAAACATAGCGTCGAGCTGGATTCTCAGGGCCGCATCATCGCCCCGGAAGGCAGCGACAACGCGTTCCAGACCAGCAACCCGAAAATCTTTGCCGGCGGCGATATCGTTCGCGGCTCAGACCTGGTGGTAACGGCGATTGCCGAAGGCCGTAAAGCGGCGGACGGGATCCTCAACTATCTTGAAGTCTGA
- the sspB gene encoding ClpXP protease specificity-enhancing factor, producing MDVSQLTPRRPYLLRAFYEWLLDNQLTPHLVVDVTLPGVLVPMEYARDGQIVLNIAPRAVGNLELANDEVRFNARFGGVPRNVSVPLAAVLAIYARENGAGTMFEPEAAYDEDVSSLNDDDVVSESENETVMSVIDGDKPDNHDDDPDDTPPPPRGGRPALRVVK from the coding sequence ATGGATGTCTCACAGCTGACGCCGCGTCGCCCGTACCTGCTGCGGGCGTTCTATGAGTGGCTGCTGGATAACCAGCTGACTCCGCACCTGGTCGTCGATGTGACGCTGCCAGGCGTTCTCGTGCCGATGGAGTACGCTCGCGACGGCCAAATCGTTCTGAATATTGCGCCACGTGCGGTGGGCAATCTGGAACTGGCGAATGACGAAGTGCGCTTTAATGCTCGCTTCGGCGGCGTACCGCGCAACGTTTCCGTGCCGCTGGCTGCGGTACTCGCTATCTATGCCCGTGAGAACGGCGCAGGAACGATGTTTGAACCTGAAGCGGCCTATGACGAAGATGTCAGCAGCCTCAACGATGATGACGTCGTGTCTGAGAGCGAAAACGAAACGGTGATGTCGGTGATTGATGGCGATAAGCCGGATAATCACGATGACGATCCAGACGACACGCCGCCGCCGCCGCGCGGTGGTCGTCCGGCGCTGCGCGTTGTGAAGTAA